A window of Argopecten irradians isolate NY chromosome 1, Ai_NY, whole genome shotgun sequence contains these coding sequences:
- the LOC138308140 gene encoding uncharacterized protein: MDIKIFLIFMVILCVAQQGPVAYRGLTCVEPEVGYMERMINYFVARKVEKTCLTHGALLLRIGNEVICTVLSAMVSLMLVYTYVYALLVGNHARKFWKAIGVMYREWRARRSLCRFCGTDPCQAKRTSWRRHEARMLKHMVDFEKRSHAMWMFSLGLELSATLTKELPPKTKGTGHENIVLTFRRNTWCCFPCAYNARSTPGTHCLARLAELFEEKNVDDGTKVMTTPGRPACSFRFSFYYYLQLSFFYVSLCRLIDTMI; the protein is encoded by the exons ATGGATATCAAGATCTTCTTGATATTTATGGTAATTCTTTGCGTCGCACAGCAGGGCCCTGTTGCATATCGAGGCCTTACGTG CGTGGAACCCGAAGTAGGATACATGGAAAGGATGATAAATTACTTCGTCGCCCGAAAAGTCGAGAAAACGTGTCTAACTCACGGAGCTTTATTGTTG AGAATCGGAAACGAGGTCATTTGTACCGTTTTGAGTGCAATGGTATCATTGATGTTGGTCTACACGTATGTGTATGCACTGTTGGTTGGAAACCACGCAAGGAAGTTCTGGAAAGCCATCGGTGTGATGTACCGGGAATGGAGAGCTC GTCGATCCCTCTGTCGCTTCTGTGGAACCGACCCGTGCCAGGCCAAGAGAACGTCCTGGAGGCGGCACGAGGCCCGCATGTTAAAACATATGGTCGATTTCGAGAAGCGATCTCACGCGATGTGGATGTTCAGTCTCGGACTGGAGCTCTCTGCAACCCTAACAAAGGAGCTACCCCCCAAGACGAAAGGTACTGGGCACGAAAATATTGTGCTGACTTTCAGGAGGAACACATGGTGCTGTTTCCCCTGTGCGTACAACGCCAGATCAACGCCTGGTACCCATTGCCTCGCTAG ACTTGCTGAGCTCTTCGAAGAGAAGAATGTCGATGATGGAACAAAGGTGATGACCACGCCAGGGCGCCCTGCTTGCTCCTTCCGTTTCTCTTTCTACTATTATCTCCAACTCTCGTTCTTCTATGTTTCTTTGTGTCGGCTTATAGATACGATGATATAG
- the LOC138317973 gene encoding transmembrane protein 222-like isoform X1: MAEVKVVPDTDSEKTSFNSMPGQLPMYTGQKIDHYKCRYPYSIVWTPIPCLTWLFPFIGHMGICMTSGVIRDFAGPYYVSEDCMAFGNPTKYWQLDLSKVRNGKDNWDKAVHEASEEYKGRMHNLCCDNCHSHVAMALNLMHYNGGSNYNMVYLCFMMLIHGKYTSACAFVKTWLPFLIMVSVIVTVVLVLHVA; the protein is encoded by the exons ATGGCTGAGGTAAAAGTTGTGCCCGATACCGACTCTGAAAAAA CGTCATTTAATTCAATGCCAGGACAACTCCCGATGTACACAGGTCAAAAGATTGACCATTACAAATGTAGATACCCCTACTCAATCGTTTGGACGCCGATCCCATGCTTGAC ATGGCTGTTCCCTTTCATTGGACACATGGGTATCTGTATGACATCTGGAGTCATTCGGGATTTTGCTGGTCCCTACTATGTATCG GAAGATTGCATGGCATTTGGAAATCCAACAAA GTACTGGCAGTTAGACCTGAGTAAAGTAAGAAATGGCAAAGATAACTGGGACAAGGCCGTTCACGAGGCGTCAGAGGAATACAAAGGTAGAATG CACAACCTCTGCTGTGACAACTGTCATTCACATGTGGCAATGGCATTGAATTTGATGCATTACAACGGAGGCTCAAACTATAACATGGTGTACCTTTGTTTTATGATGCTGATACATGGCAAATATACCAG TGCCTGCGCCTTTGTCAAGACTTGGCTGCCATTCCTCATCATGGTCTCCGTCATAGTAACAGTTGTTTTGGTACTTCATGTTGCTTAG